From a single Candidatus Melainabacteria bacterium genomic region:
- a CDS encoding amino acid permease — translation MTDVIARLTATLPNDVSHGRGESHRHLGWLMLALLGIGATIGAGIFVMPGRIASLAGPAGAISIAVTSIYFCAIGNRYERFSAVVPHGVSAYSYTYHTLGELAAWVVGWGLFIEYFMGTAAVAIGFSEYLRTAVNFGLPEFLCGWSKDGRFGVDLIAVSCVLTITLLLIKVGTHKPAWINAIMVGLKLTLLALFIGAGASSINPDNWHPFLPVGWNGVMQGAALFVFPFVGFDALYTFARESKSLRDTKIATFVCVLGVAVLYLLVFMVLTGLAPSFVPAGDGVLAANPLFSGSESAAPLAKVLISTGHDLVAKLIALGAVVGLFNVVFVMIQGAPRIFRNMAEDGILPHKFENLNFGIVVTGVVCAIFAGFVPFGEISEMMVLGTLVAFLAVGAGSLRLPNLTWVDYLSATVVIVCSIGLVFYLNPMVRQVYLISCPVGLVIYFAYGFRHSKLGKSLRRA, via the coding sequence ATGACCGACGTAATAGCGCGCCTCACGGCCACTCTGCCCAATGATGTGAGTCATGGCAGAGGCGAGTCTCACCGTCATCTCGGCTGGCTCATGCTCGCTCTTCTGGGCATCGGTGCCACCATCGGTGCAGGCATCTTCGTCATGCCCGGACGTATCGCTTCGCTGGCAGGACCAGCCGGCGCAATTTCGATTGCCGTCACGAGCATCTACTTCTGCGCTATTGGGAATCGCTATGAGCGATTCTCTGCCGTCGTTCCGCACGGCGTGTCTGCCTACAGCTACACTTACCACACGCTGGGTGAGCTGGCTGCCTGGGTCGTTGGCTGGGGCTTGTTCATCGAATATTTCATGGGCACAGCAGCAGTGGCGATAGGCTTCAGCGAATACCTGCGCACCGCCGTCAACTTCGGCTTGCCGGAGTTTCTTTGCGGGTGGTCCAAAGACGGTCGATTCGGCGTCGACCTGATAGCAGTGAGTTGCGTTCTGACGATAACGCTCTTGCTGATCAAAGTGGGCACACACAAACCAGCCTGGATCAACGCCATCATGGTCGGGCTGAAATTGACTCTGCTTGCTCTTTTCATCGGCGCCGGAGCAAGCTCGATCAATCCCGACAACTGGCATCCCTTCTTGCCGGTTGGTTGGAACGGCGTTATGCAAGGTGCGGCGCTCTTCGTTTTCCCCTTCGTGGGATTCGACGCGCTCTACACTTTTGCTCGCGAGTCCAAGAGTCTGCGCGACACGAAGATCGCCACCTTCGTTTGCGTGCTCGGCGTGGCGGTGCTCTATCTGCTCGTCTTCATGGTGCTCACCGGTCTGGCTCCGAGTTTCGTGCCGGCGGGCGATGGCGTGCTTGCTGCTAATCCGCTCTTTTCGGGCAGCGAATCGGCGGCACCCCTTGCTAAAGTGCTCATCTCGACTGGGCACGATCTGGTCGCGAAACTGATCGCGCTCGGAGCAGTGGTCGGACTGTTCAATGTAGTCTTCGTCATGATTCAGGGTGCACCGCGCATCTTTCGAAACATGGCTGAAGACGGCATTCTTCCCCACAAGTTCGAGAATCTCAACTTCGGCATCGTCGTCACCGGAGTTGTGTGCGCCATCTTCGCGGGCTTCGTTCCGTTCGGAGAGATTTCGGAGATGATGGTGCTGGGCACGCTGGTCGCCTTCCTGGCAGTCGGCGCCGGTTCGCTGCGCCTGCCCAACTTAACCTGGGTCGACTACCTGTCGGCGACGGTCGTCATCGTCTGCAGCATCGGGCTTGTGTTCTATCTCAATCCGATGGTGCGTCAGGTTTACCTGATCAGCTGCCCCGTGGGTCTGGTGATTTACTTCGCCTATGGCTTCCGGCACAGCAAGTTGGGCAAGAGTCTTCGTCGAGCGTAG
- a CDS encoding PDZ domain-containing protein, whose protein sequence is METFEMKKSFLLASVAAVALSMLSLETAAFAQQAPTASRAQPVSPAAQAESQQEPLGLPLYRDQFQTILEIFELLADNNQVAPFKAEWEHKFDHNSDLMTEEGTNRAIEQLVKVGTRLGCPEQPDYKCMYMRALRAYMQFHYSPDSPVNMADPIQRARWVAEWEHKFDSEPAVFKSDAATLNAIRLMRDSLHLRFDYVQSRERTVTETKTRKANFGGLGIHVGMNNRDNVALGSRLTVLVHEPPSSSPSYGLVHYGDVVLKIGDRAVAEMTIGEVEKALFGEPGSKISLTIRRGGQSADARMMTVSLERAYTPDPSGNIIKTGITDAGVPIEFVGEDGLALGPGFELVANGAEKGTPADGIVEPGDLIVSVDNQTLAGKTVNQAVELLRGAADSPVTLTVERNGQRKEFTLKRAVIQEHSVLLESLGDGINLLHIRSFYAQNLGADLATAIAKTVLPLASKTLRTAGDADSLKKAARFDELKANLDKGQILEDDMVSIAVEAREVYEKGGTGGGFILNLADNPGGDVEQVKQAIGLMLPFGETSEVVRRLPGTDEIEVTESFLTPDLEFVTVHHGGKTSAMPKPRVPLLLPSNLPFVIIINGSSASGSEWLAGVMQSNHRARLHGLGSRGKSEGQSGVDIPYGFSLHVTNFEFFPGGQKSNVTGLVVDKEVLGDLTAMVNSAREEIYALNKQQLLRFDATQKQSRARIEGFERKVRERAAVDGMPLEQQDPVYLQ, encoded by the coding sequence ATGGAGACATTCGAAATGAAAAAGTCCTTCTTGCTCGCAAGCGTCGCCGCAGTGGCGCTGTCGATGCTATCGCTCGAAACTGCGGCGTTTGCCCAGCAAGCGCCCACAGCTTCTCGGGCTCAGCCTGTGTCACCCGCTGCACAGGCAGAGTCACAGCAGGAGCCGCTCGGATTGCCGCTTTATCGCGATCAGTTCCAGACTATTCTGGAGATATTCGAGTTGCTCGCCGATAACAACCAGGTCGCGCCATTCAAAGCGGAGTGGGAGCACAAGTTCGACCACAACAGCGATTTGATGACCGAAGAAGGCACCAATCGCGCCATCGAACAGCTTGTGAAAGTTGGAACGCGTCTGGGCTGCCCCGAACAGCCTGACTACAAATGCATGTATATGCGTGCCTTGCGCGCCTACATGCAGTTTCACTACAGCCCTGACAGTCCGGTCAATATGGCTGATCCGATTCAGCGAGCTCGGTGGGTCGCTGAGTGGGAGCACAAGTTCGATAGTGAGCCTGCCGTTTTCAAATCGGACGCGGCGACACTGAATGCGATAAGGCTGATGCGCGACTCTCTGCATCTTCGTTTCGACTATGTTCAGAGCCGGGAACGCACTGTCACAGAGACCAAGACGAGGAAGGCTAACTTTGGTGGATTGGGTATCCATGTCGGTATGAACAATCGTGACAATGTTGCTCTCGGTAGTCGTCTCACCGTGCTGGTGCATGAACCGCCGTCGAGTAGTCCTTCGTACGGGCTCGTGCATTATGGTGACGTGGTGCTCAAGATAGGAGATCGGGCGGTCGCTGAAATGACCATTGGTGAGGTCGAGAAAGCCCTGTTCGGTGAGCCGGGTTCGAAGATCTCTCTGACGATTCGTCGCGGTGGGCAATCTGCGGATGCGCGCATGATGACAGTCTCGCTCGAACGCGCTTACACTCCGGACCCTTCGGGCAACATCATAAAGACCGGAATCACCGACGCGGGTGTGCCAATTGAGTTCGTCGGCGAGGACGGACTTGCTCTTGGTCCTGGGTTCGAGCTGGTTGCTAACGGAGCTGAAAAAGGCACTCCGGCTGACGGGATAGTTGAGCCGGGCGATCTCATCGTTTCTGTCGACAACCAGACGCTGGCTGGCAAGACTGTCAATCAGGCAGTTGAATTGCTTCGGGGAGCCGCCGATTCGCCGGTGACTTTGACTGTCGAACGCAACGGTCAGCGGAAGGAGTTCACGTTAAAACGGGCTGTCATTCAGGAGCATTCGGTGTTGCTCGAATCGCTCGGAGATGGCATTAATCTGCTGCATATTCGTTCTTTCTATGCGCAGAATCTTGGAGCGGATCTGGCCACCGCTATCGCCAAGACCGTCTTACCTCTTGCCAGTAAGACTTTGAGGACGGCTGGAGACGCCGATTCTCTCAAGAAAGCAGCCCGCTTTGACGAGCTGAAAGCGAACCTCGATAAAGGTCAGATTCTCGAGGACGACATGGTGAGCATCGCTGTCGAGGCGCGTGAGGTCTATGAGAAAGGAGGCACCGGCGGCGGTTTCATTCTCAACCTGGCCGATAATCCGGGCGGCGATGTTGAACAGGTCAAGCAAGCCATTGGTCTGATGTTGCCGTTTGGCGAGACAAGTGAGGTGGTGCGGCGTCTTCCTGGCACCGATGAAATCGAGGTGACGGAGAGTTTTCTCACTCCTGATCTCGAATTTGTCACTGTCCATCATGGCGGCAAAACGAGTGCCATGCCCAAGCCACGAGTGCCGCTTCTGCTTCCCTCGAACCTGCCGTTCGTTATTATCATCAACGGCTCCAGTGCAAGCGGTAGCGAATGGCTTGCCGGTGTCATGCAGAGCAATCACCGTGCTCGCTTGCATGGACTCGGCAGTCGCGGCAAAAGTGAAGGTCAGTCTGGTGTGGACATTCCATACGGCTTCAGCCTGCACGTCACCAACTTCGAGTTCTTTCCTGGTGGGCAGAAGTCGAATGTGACAGGACTTGTTGTCGACAAAGAAGTTCTCGGCGATCTCACCGCCATGGTGAATTCGGCTCGGGAAGAAATTTATGCGCTCAATAAGCAGCAGCTGCTGCGGTTTGACGCCACTCAAAAGCAGAGTCGCGCTCGCATAGAGGGGTTCGAGAGAAAGGTTCGGGAGCGTGCGGCGGTCGACGGTATGCCGCTTGAACAGCAGGATCCCGTATATCTCCAGTGA